The Rhinolophus ferrumequinum isolate MPI-CBG mRhiFer1 chromosome 6, mRhiFer1_v1.p, whole genome shotgun sequence genome has a window encoding:
- the SALL2 gene encoding sal-like protein 2 isoform X5, whose product MAHEALRSSLLGGPCGEPAELGGDASEEDHPQVCAKCCAQFTDPTEFLAHQNACSTDPPVMVIIGGQENPNNSSTSSEPRPEGHNSPQVMDAEHSNPPDSGSSVPTDPTWGPERRGEESAGHFLVAATGTAAGGGGGLILASPKLGATPLPPESTPAPPPPPPPPPPPGVGSGHLNIPLILEELRVLQQRQIHQMQMTEQICRQVLLLGSLGQTVGAPASPSELPGTGTASSTKPLLPLFSPIKPVQTGKTLAPSSSTSSSSGAETPKQAFFHLYHPLGSQHPFSAGGVGRSHKPTPAPSPALPGSTDQLIASPHLAFPGTTGLLAAQCLGAARGLEAAASPGLLKPKNGSGELGYGEVMGPLEKPGGRHKCRFCAKVFGSDSALQIHLRSHTGERPYKCNVCGNRFTTRGNLKVHFHRHREKYPHVQMNPHPVPEHLDYVITSSGLPYGMSVPPEKAEEEAAMPGGGVERKPLVASTTALSATESLTLLSTGAGTATAPALPAFNKFVLMKAVEPKSKADENTPPGTEASAISGVAESGTATRMQLSKLVTSLPSWALLTNHFKSTGSFPFPYVLEPLGTSPSETSKLQQLVEKIDRQGAVAVASTASGAPTTSAPAASSSASSGPNQCVICLRVLSCPRALRLHYGQHGGERPFKCKVCGRAFSTRGNLRAHFVGHKASPAARAQNSCPICQKKFTNAVTLQQHVRMHLGGQIPNGSTTFPEGGGAAQENGSEQSTVSGAGSFPQQPSQPSPEEELSEEEEEDEEEDEDVTDEDSLVGRGSESGGEKAISVRGDSEEASGAEEEVGTVVAAATAGKEMDSNEKAIQPPPLPPPPPPPPPPPPPDSLNQTPPVEQGGGDVAGGTEEGGKPQRSSSPTSAFALEGEGSSTTLVEELSMQEAMRKEPGEGSSRKACEVCGQTYPTQAALEEHQKIHPKEGPLLTCVFCRQGFLERATLKKHMLLAHHQNQYMSFPSSGLPTKSGRSISTSTTTSGLAPPVLFGLGTVARKVPVAMGSREAKEERDPLFLFQPLASTALPEKPIIEEK is encoded by the exons ATGGCGCACGAAGCCTTGAGAAGCTCTCTTCTCGGGGGTCCCTGCGGGGAGCCGGCGGAGCTTGGAG GTGATGCTAGCGAGGAGGACCACCCCCAAGTCTGTGCCAAATGCTGCGCACAATTCACTGACCCAACTGAATTCCTCGCCCACCAGAATGCATGCTCTACTGACCCCCCTGTAATGGTGATAATTGGGGGCCAGGAGAACCCCAACAACTCTTCGACCTCTTCTGAACCCCGGCCTGAGGGCCACAACAGTCCCCAGGTCATGGACGCAGAGCACAGCAACCCCCCAGATTCTGGGTCCTCGGTGCCCACAGATCCCACCTGGGGCCCAGAGCGGAGAGGAGAGGAGTCTGCGGGGCATTTTCTGGTCGCTGCCACAGGTACAGcagctgggggaggtgggggcctGATCTTGGCCAGTCCCAAGCTGGGAGCAACCCCCTTACCTCCAGAATCCACCCCTGcaccccctcctcctccaccGCCACCTCCGCCCCCAGGTGTAGGCAGCGGCCACTTGAACATCCCTCTGATCTTGGAAGAGCTCCGGGTGCTGCAGCAGCGGCAGATCCATCAGATGCAGATGACTGAGCAAATCTGCCGGCAGGTACTGCTGCTTGGATCCTTAGGCCAGACAGTGGGCGCCCCTGCCAGTCCCTCAGAGTTACCTGGGACAGGGACTGCCTCCTCCACCAAGCCCCTGCTTCCCCTCTTCAGCCCTATCAAGCCTGTCCAAACTGGCAAGACACTGGcaccttcctcctccacctcctcctcctcagggGCAGAAACACCCAAGCAGGCTTTCTTCCACCTTTATCATCCACTGGGGTCACAGCACCCTTTTTCTGCTGGAGGGGTTGGGCGAAGCCACAAGCCCacgcctgccccctccccagccctgccaggcAGCACAGATCAGCTGATTGCCTCGCCTCATCTGGCATTCCCAGGCACCACGGGACTACTGGCAGCACAGTGTCTTGGGGCAGCCCGAGGCCTCGAGGCCGCTGCCTCCCCAGGGCTcctgaagccaaagaatggaagtGGTGAGCTGGGCTATGGGGAAGTGATGGGTCCCTTGGAGAAACCCGGTGGACGACACAAATGCCGCTTCTGTGCCAAAGTATTTGGCAGTGACAGTGCCCTGCAGATCCACCTGCGTTCACACACAGGTGAGAGGCCCTATAAATGTAATGTCTGTGGCAACCGCTTTACCACCCGCGGCAACCTCAAAGTGCATTTCCACCGTCATCGTGAGAAGTACCCACACGTGCAGATGAATCCTCACCCGGTGCCAGAGCACCTAGACTACGTCATCACCAGCAGCGGCCTGCCTTATGGTATGTCTGTGCCACCAGAGAAAGCTGAGGAGGAGGCAGCCATGCCAGGTGGAGGTGTGGAACGCAAGCCTCTGGTGGCCTCCACCACAGCACTCAGTGCCACAGAAAGCCTGACACTACTCTCCACTGGTGCAGGCACAGCCACAGCTCCTGCGCTCCCTGCTTTCAATAAGTTTGTGCTCATGAAAGCAGTAGAGCCAAAGAGTAAAGCTGATGAAAATACCCCTCCAGGGACTGAGGCCTCCGCCATCTCCGGGGTAGCAGAAAGTGGCACAGCAACCCGCATGCAGCTAAGTAAGCTGGTAACTTCACTACCCAGCTGGGCACTGCTTACCAACCACTTTAAATCCACTGGGAGCTTCCCCTTCCCCTATGTGCTAGAGCCCTTGGGGACCTCACCCTCTGAGACATCAAAGCTACAGCAACTGGTAGAAAAGATTGACCGACAGGGAGCTGTGGCAGTGGCCTCTACTGCCTCAGGAGCCCCCACCACCTCTGCCCCTGCAGCTTCATCCTCAGCCTCATCCGGACCTAACCAGTGTGTCATCTGCCTCCGGGTGCTAAGCTGTCCTCGAGCACTGCGCCTGCATTATGGCCAACATGGAGGTGAGCGGCCCTTCAAATGCAAAGTGTGTGGCAGAGCCTTCTCCACACGAGGCAATCTGCGTGCACATTTTGTGGGCCACAAGGCCAGCCCAGCTGCCCGGGCTCAGAACTCCTGCCCCATCTGCCAGAAGAAGTTCACCAACGCTGTTACTCTGCAGCAGCATGTTCGGATGCACCTGGGGGGCCAAATCCCCAACGGTAGTACCACATTCCCCGAAGGCGGGGGAGCTGCCCAGGAGAATGGCTCTGAGCAGTCTACAGTCTCTGGAGCAGGGAGTTTCCCTCAGCAGCCATCCCAGCCATCCCCAGAAGAGGAATTGtctgaagaggaggaagaggacgagGAAGAAGACGAAGATGTAACCGATGAAGATTCTCTGGTAGGAAGAGGTTCAGAGAGTGGAGGTGAGAAGGCAATATCAGTGCGAGGTGATTCGGAAGAAGCATCTGGggcagaggaggaagtggggacAGTGGTGGCAGCAGCCACAGCTGGGAAGGAGATGGACAGTAATGAGAAAGCAATTCAACCACCTCCTttgccaccgccaccgccaccaccgccgccaccaccaccacctgacAGCCTGAATCAAACACCGCCAGTGGAGCAGGGAGGCGGTGATGTTGCAGGAGGCACAGAAGAGGGGGGCAAACCACAGAGGAGCTCAAGCCCAACGTCAGCATTTGCCCTTGAAGGCGAAGGCAGCAGCACCACCTTGGTGGAGGAGCTGAGCATGCAGGAAGCAATGAGAAAGGAGCCAGGAGAGGGCAGTAGCAGAAAGGCCTGTGAAGTGTGTGGCCAGACCTATCCCACCCAGGCAGCTCTGGAAGAACATCAGAAGATCCACCCCAAGGAGGGACCACTCCTCACTTGTGTTTTCTGCAGGCAGGGTTTTCTCGAGCGGGCTACCCTCAAGAAGCATATGCTGCTGGCTCACCACCA GAACCAGTACATGTCTTTCCCGTCAAGTGGGCTACCTACCAAGTCCGGGAGGTCCATCTCCACCTCCACTACCACTTCAGGCCTGGCACCACCAGTGCTGTTTGGCCTAGGAACTGTGGCTAGAAAGGTGCCTGTAGCCATGGGATCCAGAGAGGCCAAGGAGGAGAGAGACCCCCTCTTCTTATTTCAGCCACTTGCATCCACGGCATTGCCTGAGAAGCCCATCATAGAAGAGAAATAG
- the SALL2 gene encoding sal-like protein 2 isoform X3, which produces MSRRKQRKPQQLISDCEGPSASENGDASEEDHPQVCAKCCAQFTDPTEFLAHQNACSTDPPVMVIIGGQENPNNSSTSSEPRPEGHNSPQVMDAEHSNPPDSGSSVPTDPTWGPERRGEESAGHFLVAATGTAAGGGGGLILASPKLGATPLPPESTPAPPPPPPPPPPPGVGSGHLNIPLILEELRVLQQRQIHQMQMTEQICRQVLLLGSLGQTVGAPASPSELPGTGTASSTKPLLPLFSPIKPVQTGKTLAPSSSTSSSSGAETPKQAFFHLYHPLGSQHPFSAGGVGRSHKPTPAPSPALPGSTDQLIASPHLAFPGTTGLLAAQCLGAARGLEAAASPGLLKPKNGSGELGYGEVMGPLEKPGGRHKCRFCAKVFGSDSALQIHLRSHTGERPYKCNVCGNRFTTRGNLKVHFHRHREKYPHVQMNPHPVPEHLDYVITSSGLPYGMSVPPEKAEEEAAMPGGGVERKPLVASTTALSATESLTLLSTGAGTATAPALPAFNKFVLMKAVEPKSKADENTPPGTEASAISGVAESGTATRMQLSKLVTSLPSWALLTNHFKSTGSFPFPYVLEPLGTSPSETSKLQQLVEKIDRQGAVAVASTASGAPTTSAPAASSSASSGPNQCVICLRVLSCPRALRLHYGQHGGERPFKCKVCGRAFSTRGNLRAHFVGHKASPAARAQNSCPICQKKFTNAVTLQQHVRMHLGGQIPNGSTTFPEGGGAAQENGSEQSTVSGAGSFPQQPSQPSPEEELSEEEEEDEEEDEDVTDEDSLVGRGSESGGEKAISVRGDSEEASGAEEEVGTVVAAATAGKEMDSNEKAIQPPPLPPPPPPPPPPPPPDSLNQTPPVEQGGGDVAGGTEEGGKPQRSSSPTSAFALEGEGSSTTLVEELSMQEAMRKEPGEGSSRKACEVCGQTYPTQAALEEHQKIHPKEGPLLTCVFCRQGFLERATLKKHMLLAHHQMHLSTHIWKLQPFGPAAVPGGPSATPLW; this is translated from the exons GTGATGCTAGCGAGGAGGACCACCCCCAAGTCTGTGCCAAATGCTGCGCACAATTCACTGACCCAACTGAATTCCTCGCCCACCAGAATGCATGCTCTACTGACCCCCCTGTAATGGTGATAATTGGGGGCCAGGAGAACCCCAACAACTCTTCGACCTCTTCTGAACCCCGGCCTGAGGGCCACAACAGTCCCCAGGTCATGGACGCAGAGCACAGCAACCCCCCAGATTCTGGGTCCTCGGTGCCCACAGATCCCACCTGGGGCCCAGAGCGGAGAGGAGAGGAGTCTGCGGGGCATTTTCTGGTCGCTGCCACAGGTACAGcagctgggggaggtgggggcctGATCTTGGCCAGTCCCAAGCTGGGAGCAACCCCCTTACCTCCAGAATCCACCCCTGcaccccctcctcctccaccGCCACCTCCGCCCCCAGGTGTAGGCAGCGGCCACTTGAACATCCCTCTGATCTTGGAAGAGCTCCGGGTGCTGCAGCAGCGGCAGATCCATCAGATGCAGATGACTGAGCAAATCTGCCGGCAGGTACTGCTGCTTGGATCCTTAGGCCAGACAGTGGGCGCCCCTGCCAGTCCCTCAGAGTTACCTGGGACAGGGACTGCCTCCTCCACCAAGCCCCTGCTTCCCCTCTTCAGCCCTATCAAGCCTGTCCAAACTGGCAAGACACTGGcaccttcctcctccacctcctcctcctcagggGCAGAAACACCCAAGCAGGCTTTCTTCCACCTTTATCATCCACTGGGGTCACAGCACCCTTTTTCTGCTGGAGGGGTTGGGCGAAGCCACAAGCCCacgcctgccccctccccagccctgccaggcAGCACAGATCAGCTGATTGCCTCGCCTCATCTGGCATTCCCAGGCACCACGGGACTACTGGCAGCACAGTGTCTTGGGGCAGCCCGAGGCCTCGAGGCCGCTGCCTCCCCAGGGCTcctgaagccaaagaatggaagtGGTGAGCTGGGCTATGGGGAAGTGATGGGTCCCTTGGAGAAACCCGGTGGACGACACAAATGCCGCTTCTGTGCCAAAGTATTTGGCAGTGACAGTGCCCTGCAGATCCACCTGCGTTCACACACAGGTGAGAGGCCCTATAAATGTAATGTCTGTGGCAACCGCTTTACCACCCGCGGCAACCTCAAAGTGCATTTCCACCGTCATCGTGAGAAGTACCCACACGTGCAGATGAATCCTCACCCGGTGCCAGAGCACCTAGACTACGTCATCACCAGCAGCGGCCTGCCTTATGGTATGTCTGTGCCACCAGAGAAAGCTGAGGAGGAGGCAGCCATGCCAGGTGGAGGTGTGGAACGCAAGCCTCTGGTGGCCTCCACCACAGCACTCAGTGCCACAGAAAGCCTGACACTACTCTCCACTGGTGCAGGCACAGCCACAGCTCCTGCGCTCCCTGCTTTCAATAAGTTTGTGCTCATGAAAGCAGTAGAGCCAAAGAGTAAAGCTGATGAAAATACCCCTCCAGGGACTGAGGCCTCCGCCATCTCCGGGGTAGCAGAAAGTGGCACAGCAACCCGCATGCAGCTAAGTAAGCTGGTAACTTCACTACCCAGCTGGGCACTGCTTACCAACCACTTTAAATCCACTGGGAGCTTCCCCTTCCCCTATGTGCTAGAGCCCTTGGGGACCTCACCCTCTGAGACATCAAAGCTACAGCAACTGGTAGAAAAGATTGACCGACAGGGAGCTGTGGCAGTGGCCTCTACTGCCTCAGGAGCCCCCACCACCTCTGCCCCTGCAGCTTCATCCTCAGCCTCATCCGGACCTAACCAGTGTGTCATCTGCCTCCGGGTGCTAAGCTGTCCTCGAGCACTGCGCCTGCATTATGGCCAACATGGAGGTGAGCGGCCCTTCAAATGCAAAGTGTGTGGCAGAGCCTTCTCCACACGAGGCAATCTGCGTGCACATTTTGTGGGCCACAAGGCCAGCCCAGCTGCCCGGGCTCAGAACTCCTGCCCCATCTGCCAGAAGAAGTTCACCAACGCTGTTACTCTGCAGCAGCATGTTCGGATGCACCTGGGGGGCCAAATCCCCAACGGTAGTACCACATTCCCCGAAGGCGGGGGAGCTGCCCAGGAGAATGGCTCTGAGCAGTCTACAGTCTCTGGAGCAGGGAGTTTCCCTCAGCAGCCATCCCAGCCATCCCCAGAAGAGGAATTGtctgaagaggaggaagaggacgagGAAGAAGACGAAGATGTAACCGATGAAGATTCTCTGGTAGGAAGAGGTTCAGAGAGTGGAGGTGAGAAGGCAATATCAGTGCGAGGTGATTCGGAAGAAGCATCTGGggcagaggaggaagtggggacAGTGGTGGCAGCAGCCACAGCTGGGAAGGAGATGGACAGTAATGAGAAAGCAATTCAACCACCTCCTttgccaccgccaccgccaccaccgccgccaccaccaccacctgacAGCCTGAATCAAACACCGCCAGTGGAGCAGGGAGGCGGTGATGTTGCAGGAGGCACAGAAGAGGGGGGCAAACCACAGAGGAGCTCAAGCCCAACGTCAGCATTTGCCCTTGAAGGCGAAGGCAGCAGCACCACCTTGGTGGAGGAGCTGAGCATGCAGGAAGCAATGAGAAAGGAGCCAGGAGAGGGCAGTAGCAGAAAGGCCTGTGAAGTGTGTGGCCAGACCTATCCCACCCAGGCAGCTCTGGAAGAACATCAGAAGATCCACCCCAAGGAGGGACCACTCCTCACTTGTGTTTTCTGCAGGCAGGGTTTTCTCGAGCGGGCTACCCTCAAGAAGCATATGCTGCTGGCTCACCACCAG ATGCACCTGAGCACCCACATTTGGAAATTGCAGCCCTTTGGGCCGGCAGCTGTCCCTGGAGGGCCCAGTGCCACTCCTCTCTGGTGA
- the SALL2 gene encoding sal-like protein 2 isoform X1, with the protein MSRRKQRKPQQLISDCEGPSASENGDASEEDHPQVCAKCCAQFTDPTEFLAHQNACSTDPPVMVIIGGQENPNNSSTSSEPRPEGHNSPQVMDAEHSNPPDSGSSVPTDPTWGPERRGEESAGHFLVAATGTAAGGGGGLILASPKLGATPLPPESTPAPPPPPPPPPPPGVGSGHLNIPLILEELRVLQQRQIHQMQMTEQICRQVLLLGSLGQTVGAPASPSELPGTGTASSTKPLLPLFSPIKPVQTGKTLAPSSSTSSSSGAETPKQAFFHLYHPLGSQHPFSAGGVGRSHKPTPAPSPALPGSTDQLIASPHLAFPGTTGLLAAQCLGAARGLEAAASPGLLKPKNGSGELGYGEVMGPLEKPGGRHKCRFCAKVFGSDSALQIHLRSHTGERPYKCNVCGNRFTTRGNLKVHFHRHREKYPHVQMNPHPVPEHLDYVITSSGLPYGMSVPPEKAEEEAAMPGGGVERKPLVASTTALSATESLTLLSTGAGTATAPALPAFNKFVLMKAVEPKSKADENTPPGTEASAISGVAESGTATRMQLSKLVTSLPSWALLTNHFKSTGSFPFPYVLEPLGTSPSETSKLQQLVEKIDRQGAVAVASTASGAPTTSAPAASSSASSGPNQCVICLRVLSCPRALRLHYGQHGGERPFKCKVCGRAFSTRGNLRAHFVGHKASPAARAQNSCPICQKKFTNAVTLQQHVRMHLGGQIPNGSTTFPEGGGAAQENGSEQSTVSGAGSFPQQPSQPSPEEELSEEEEEDEEEDEDVTDEDSLVGRGSESGGEKAISVRGDSEEASGAEEEVGTVVAAATAGKEMDSNEKAIQPPPLPPPPPPPPPPPPPDSLNQTPPVEQGGGDVAGGTEEGGKPQRSSSPTSAFALEGEGSSTTLVEELSMQEAMRKEPGEGSSRKACEVCGQTYPTQAALEEHQKIHPKEGPLLTCVFCRQGFLERATLKKHMLLAHHQVQPFAPHGPQNIAALSLVPGCSPSITSPGLSPFPRKDDPTIP; encoded by the coding sequence GTGATGCTAGCGAGGAGGACCACCCCCAAGTCTGTGCCAAATGCTGCGCACAATTCACTGACCCAACTGAATTCCTCGCCCACCAGAATGCATGCTCTACTGACCCCCCTGTAATGGTGATAATTGGGGGCCAGGAGAACCCCAACAACTCTTCGACCTCTTCTGAACCCCGGCCTGAGGGCCACAACAGTCCCCAGGTCATGGACGCAGAGCACAGCAACCCCCCAGATTCTGGGTCCTCGGTGCCCACAGATCCCACCTGGGGCCCAGAGCGGAGAGGAGAGGAGTCTGCGGGGCATTTTCTGGTCGCTGCCACAGGTACAGcagctgggggaggtgggggcctGATCTTGGCCAGTCCCAAGCTGGGAGCAACCCCCTTACCTCCAGAATCCACCCCTGcaccccctcctcctccaccGCCACCTCCGCCCCCAGGTGTAGGCAGCGGCCACTTGAACATCCCTCTGATCTTGGAAGAGCTCCGGGTGCTGCAGCAGCGGCAGATCCATCAGATGCAGATGACTGAGCAAATCTGCCGGCAGGTACTGCTGCTTGGATCCTTAGGCCAGACAGTGGGCGCCCCTGCCAGTCCCTCAGAGTTACCTGGGACAGGGACTGCCTCCTCCACCAAGCCCCTGCTTCCCCTCTTCAGCCCTATCAAGCCTGTCCAAACTGGCAAGACACTGGcaccttcctcctccacctcctcctcctcagggGCAGAAACACCCAAGCAGGCTTTCTTCCACCTTTATCATCCACTGGGGTCACAGCACCCTTTTTCTGCTGGAGGGGTTGGGCGAAGCCACAAGCCCacgcctgccccctccccagccctgccaggcAGCACAGATCAGCTGATTGCCTCGCCTCATCTGGCATTCCCAGGCACCACGGGACTACTGGCAGCACAGTGTCTTGGGGCAGCCCGAGGCCTCGAGGCCGCTGCCTCCCCAGGGCTcctgaagccaaagaatggaagtGGTGAGCTGGGCTATGGGGAAGTGATGGGTCCCTTGGAGAAACCCGGTGGACGACACAAATGCCGCTTCTGTGCCAAAGTATTTGGCAGTGACAGTGCCCTGCAGATCCACCTGCGTTCACACACAGGTGAGAGGCCCTATAAATGTAATGTCTGTGGCAACCGCTTTACCACCCGCGGCAACCTCAAAGTGCATTTCCACCGTCATCGTGAGAAGTACCCACACGTGCAGATGAATCCTCACCCGGTGCCAGAGCACCTAGACTACGTCATCACCAGCAGCGGCCTGCCTTATGGTATGTCTGTGCCACCAGAGAAAGCTGAGGAGGAGGCAGCCATGCCAGGTGGAGGTGTGGAACGCAAGCCTCTGGTGGCCTCCACCACAGCACTCAGTGCCACAGAAAGCCTGACACTACTCTCCACTGGTGCAGGCACAGCCACAGCTCCTGCGCTCCCTGCTTTCAATAAGTTTGTGCTCATGAAAGCAGTAGAGCCAAAGAGTAAAGCTGATGAAAATACCCCTCCAGGGACTGAGGCCTCCGCCATCTCCGGGGTAGCAGAAAGTGGCACAGCAACCCGCATGCAGCTAAGTAAGCTGGTAACTTCACTACCCAGCTGGGCACTGCTTACCAACCACTTTAAATCCACTGGGAGCTTCCCCTTCCCCTATGTGCTAGAGCCCTTGGGGACCTCACCCTCTGAGACATCAAAGCTACAGCAACTGGTAGAAAAGATTGACCGACAGGGAGCTGTGGCAGTGGCCTCTACTGCCTCAGGAGCCCCCACCACCTCTGCCCCTGCAGCTTCATCCTCAGCCTCATCCGGACCTAACCAGTGTGTCATCTGCCTCCGGGTGCTAAGCTGTCCTCGAGCACTGCGCCTGCATTATGGCCAACATGGAGGTGAGCGGCCCTTCAAATGCAAAGTGTGTGGCAGAGCCTTCTCCACACGAGGCAATCTGCGTGCACATTTTGTGGGCCACAAGGCCAGCCCAGCTGCCCGGGCTCAGAACTCCTGCCCCATCTGCCAGAAGAAGTTCACCAACGCTGTTACTCTGCAGCAGCATGTTCGGATGCACCTGGGGGGCCAAATCCCCAACGGTAGTACCACATTCCCCGAAGGCGGGGGAGCTGCCCAGGAGAATGGCTCTGAGCAGTCTACAGTCTCTGGAGCAGGGAGTTTCCCTCAGCAGCCATCCCAGCCATCCCCAGAAGAGGAATTGtctgaagaggaggaagaggacgagGAAGAAGACGAAGATGTAACCGATGAAGATTCTCTGGTAGGAAGAGGTTCAGAGAGTGGAGGTGAGAAGGCAATATCAGTGCGAGGTGATTCGGAAGAAGCATCTGGggcagaggaggaagtggggacAGTGGTGGCAGCAGCCACAGCTGGGAAGGAGATGGACAGTAATGAGAAAGCAATTCAACCACCTCCTttgccaccgccaccgccaccaccgccgccaccaccaccacctgacAGCCTGAATCAAACACCGCCAGTGGAGCAGGGAGGCGGTGATGTTGCAGGAGGCACAGAAGAGGGGGGCAAACCACAGAGGAGCTCAAGCCCAACGTCAGCATTTGCCCTTGAAGGCGAAGGCAGCAGCACCACCTTGGTGGAGGAGCTGAGCATGCAGGAAGCAATGAGAAAGGAGCCAGGAGAGGGCAGTAGCAGAAAGGCCTGTGAAGTGTGTGGCCAGACCTATCCCACCCAGGCAGCTCTGGAAGAACATCAGAAGATCCACCCCAAGGAGGGACCACTCCTCACTTGTGTTTTCTGCAGGCAGGGTTTTCTCGAGCGGGCTACCCTCAAGAAGCATATGCTGCTGGCTCACCACCAGGTACAGCCCTTTGCCCCCCACGGCCCTCAGAATATTGCTGCTCTTTCCTTGGTCCCAGGCTGTTCACCCTCCATCACTTCCCCAGGGCTCTccccgtttccccgaaaagatGACCCTACAATTCCATGA